A window of the Salvelinus alpinus chromosome 25, SLU_Salpinus.1, whole genome shotgun sequence genome harbors these coding sequences:
- the chrna2a gene encoding neuronal acetylcholine receptor subunit alpha-2a isoform X2 gives MMTTNVWLKQEWSDYKLRWRPSDYDNVTSIRVPSELIWVPDIVLYNNADGEFSVTHMTKAHLFHSGHVRWVPPAIYKSSCSIDVTFFPFDQQNCKMKFGSWTHDRAKIDLEPIGDTVDLKDYWESGEWAIVNAVGTYNTKKYDCCHEIYPDITYYFMIRRLPLFYTVNLIIPCLLISCLTVLVFYLPSDCGEKITLCISVLLSLTVFLLLITEIIPSTSLVIPLIGEYLLFTMIFVTLSIVITVFVLNVHHRSSATHTMPRWVRTLFLSAIPRWLCMKRPPPDLRRRGLVGKLHPFGTFRTPGPSRASSHSTAHTWLMRESDVDLHGNEDEDVIRHGYLDTEMDAGLGGRLRLPPSFSFPPPSPRLPVYTPLIPKTHTTQRPPNLSLTPDWDFAPPGPDVGMAHAPAPALSPAVLQALEGVTYIAEHLRAEDQDFSVKEDWKYVAMVIDRIFLWMFIIVCLLGTIGLFLPPWLAGMI, from the exons TGCAGATGGTGAGTTTTCAGTGACCCATATGACCAAGGCTCATCTGTTCCATAGTGGTCATGTGCGCTGGGTTCCCCCGGCCATCTATAAGTCCTCCTGCTCTATAGACGTCACCTTCTTCCCCTTCGATCAGCAGAATTGTAAAATGAAGTTTGGCTCCTGGACCCACGACAGAGCTAAGATAGATCTAGAGCCTATAGGGGATACTGTCGATCTGAAG GACTACTGGGAGAGTGGTGAATGGGCTATAGTGAACGCAGTGGGAACCTACAACACTAAGAAGTATGACTGCTGCCATGAGATCTACCCTGATATAACCTACTATTTCATGATCAGACGCCTGCCTCTATTCTACACCGTCAACCTCATTATCCCTTGtctcctcatctcctgtctcaCCGTCCTGGTGTTCTATCTGCCTTCTGATTGTGGAGAGAAGatcactctgtgtatctctgtcttACTGTCTCTCACCGTCTTCCTCCTGCTCATCACTGAGATCATCCCTTCCACCTCCCTGGTGATTCCTCTTATCGGGGAGTATCTCCTTTTCACCATGATCTTCGTCACTCTGTCTATCGTGATAACGGTGTTTGTCCTGAACGTCCACCATCGTTCCTCTGCTACTCACACCATGCCTCGCTGGGTTCGGACACTGTTCCTGTCTGCCATTCCCCGGTGGCTCTGCATGAAACGACCCCCGCCTGACCTCAGGAGGAGGGGCTTAGTAGGCAAACTCCACCCCTTCGGAACCTTCAGAACGCCTGGCCCCTCCCGCGCTTCGTCGCATTCCACAGCTCACACCTGGCTCATGCGGGAGTCCGATGTTGATCTCCATGGTAACGAGGACGAGGATGTGATTCGCCATGGTTACTTGGATACGGAGATGGACGCGGGGTTAGGGGGGAGGTTGAGGCTTCCCCCatccttctcctttccccctccctctccccgccTGCCCGTCTACACCCCCCTCATCCCCAAGACTCACACCACCCAGCGGCCCCCCAATCTGAGTCTGACCCCAGACTGGGACTTCGCTCCCCCAGGTCCTGATGTTGGTATGGCACacgccccagctccagccctgtCTCCTGCAGTGTTACAAGCCCTGGAGGGGGTGACGTACATCGCTGAACACCTCAGAGCCGAGGACCAAGACTTCTCT gtgaagGAGGACTGGAAGTACGTTGCCATGGTGATAGATCGTATCTTCCTGTGGATGTTCATCATCGTGTGTCTCCTGGGAACCATCGGATTGTTCTTACCACCCTGGCTGGCCGGCATGATCtag